From Micromonospora nigra, one genomic window encodes:
- the msrB gene encoding peptide-methionine (R)-S-oxide reductase MsrB has translation MSLDDSELPRTEDEWRVRLSPEEFRVLREAGTERPWTGEYVDTKTAGMYHCRACGAELYPSDTKFDSHCGWPSFDDAIPGAVREVDDSSLGMVRTEIRCARCDSHLGHVFRGEGFTPKDTRHCVNSVSLRLEPRPA, from the coding sequence GTGAGTCTCGACGACAGTGAACTGCCCCGCACCGAGGACGAGTGGCGGGTCCGGCTCAGCCCCGAGGAGTTCCGGGTGCTGCGTGAGGCCGGCACGGAGCGCCCGTGGACGGGCGAGTACGTGGACACGAAGACGGCCGGCATGTACCACTGCCGGGCCTGCGGTGCGGAGTTGTACCCCAGCGACACCAAGTTCGACTCGCACTGTGGCTGGCCCAGCTTCGACGACGCCATCCCGGGCGCGGTCCGTGAGGTGGACGACTCCAGTCTCGGCATGGTGCGCACCGAGATCCGCTGCGCCCGCTGCGACAGCCACCTCGGGCACGTCTTCCGGGGCGAGGGTTTCACCCCGAAGGACACCCGGCACTGCGTGAACTCTGTCTCCCTCCGGCTGGAGCCGCGTCCCGCCTGA
- the ligD gene encoding non-homologous end-joining DNA ligase encodes MGGTKAAAEQIEVGGHTVRLSSPDRVIFPQRGFTKADVFHYYLGVGEGIVRALSRRPTTLQRFPDGIEGEAFYQKRVPARGVPPWVETAEITFPSGRTAAELCPTDLAHVAWAAQMGTVVFHPWPVRAAAPDQPDELRVDLDPQPGTDFADAAAAAAELRGLLDELGVPGWPKTSGGRGVHVYLRIQPRWTFVEVRRATIALARELERRRPELVTTAWWKEERGERVFVDYNQMARDRTIACAYSLRANGRATVSTPVTWEELAQVDPDDFDLRTVPARLAERGDPHAGIDDAGWDITPLLEWAERDAAAGQGDLPYPPDHPKMPGEPKRVQPSKDRDRPR; translated from the coding sequence ATGGGTGGCACGAAGGCTGCGGCCGAGCAGATCGAGGTGGGCGGGCACACCGTCAGGTTGAGCAGTCCCGACCGGGTGATCTTCCCACAGCGCGGCTTCACCAAGGCCGACGTCTTCCACTACTACCTCGGGGTGGGAGAGGGCATCGTCCGCGCCCTGAGCAGGCGTCCCACCACGCTGCAGCGCTTCCCCGACGGCATAGAGGGGGAGGCGTTCTACCAGAAGCGGGTGCCGGCGCGAGGCGTGCCGCCCTGGGTCGAGACGGCCGAGATCACCTTCCCCAGCGGTCGCACCGCCGCCGAGTTGTGCCCGACCGACCTGGCCCACGTGGCCTGGGCGGCCCAGATGGGCACCGTCGTGTTCCACCCCTGGCCGGTGCGTGCCGCCGCGCCCGACCAACCCGACGAGCTACGGGTCGACCTCGATCCGCAGCCCGGCACCGACTTCGCCGACGCGGCGGCTGCCGCGGCCGAGCTGCGCGGGCTCCTCGACGAGCTGGGGGTGCCCGGCTGGCCGAAGACGTCCGGCGGCCGGGGCGTGCACGTCTACCTGCGCATCCAGCCCCGCTGGACGTTCGTCGAGGTGCGCCGCGCGACCATCGCCCTCGCCCGGGAACTGGAACGCCGCCGGCCGGAGCTGGTCACCACCGCCTGGTGGAAGGAGGAGCGCGGCGAACGGGTCTTCGTCGACTACAACCAGATGGCCCGCGACCGCACCATCGCCTGCGCGTACTCCCTCCGGGCCAACGGCCGGGCCACCGTCTCCACCCCCGTCACCTGGGAGGAGCTGGCCCAGGTCGATCCCGACGACTTCGACCTGCGCACCGTTCCGGCCCGGCTGGCCGAGCGGGGCGACCCGCACGCCGGCATCGACGACGCCGGGTGGGACATCACCCCACTGTTGGAGTGGGCCGAGCGGGACGCCGCCGCCGGTCAGGGCGACCTGCCGTACCCGCCGGACCACCCGAAGATGCCCGGTGAGCCGAAGCGGGTGCAGCCGTCGAAGGACCGCGACCGGCCGCGCTGA
- a CDS encoding GNAT family N-acetyltransferase → MPPAYGRAAGCRVATVWWAGGVTTALIAPAAPVDAGEILTVQRAAYVVEAQRYADPFLPPLTETLEEVRAALADGQVVLAARLGSRLVGSVRARVEGGTAHVGRLSVAPDQQGRGLGGRLLRAVEAACADRVSRFALFTGADSGQNLRLYHRHGYQVVGHRPDPNGIRLALLEKRLTPVADPNGSACG, encoded by the coding sequence ATGCCGCCAGCGTACGGCCGGGCCGCCGGGTGCCGGGTGGCGACGGTGTGGTGGGCTGGCGGCGTGACCACTGCGTTGATCGCCCCGGCGGCTCCCGTCGACGCTGGCGAGATCCTCACCGTGCAGCGCGCCGCCTACGTGGTCGAGGCACAGCGCTACGCCGACCCGTTCCTGCCGCCGCTGACCGAGACCCTGGAGGAGGTGCGGGCCGCGCTCGCCGACGGGCAGGTGGTGCTGGCCGCCCGACTGGGGTCACGTCTGGTCGGCTCGGTGCGGGCCCGCGTCGAGGGCGGCACCGCGCACGTCGGGCGGTTGTCGGTGGCCCCGGACCAGCAGGGCCGGGGCCTCGGCGGTCGACTGCTGCGCGCGGTCGAGGCCGCCTGCGCCGACCGGGTGTCGCGGTTCGCGTTGTTCACCGGGGCCGACAGCGGGCAGAACCTGCGCCTCTACCACCGGCACGGCTACCAGGTGGTGGGCCACCGGCCGGACCCGAACGGCATCCGGTTGGCCCTGCTGGAGAAGCGGTTGACCCCGGTGGCGGACCCGAACGGTTCCGCCTGCGGTTGA
- a CDS encoding DUF1990 family protein, with protein sequence MPELTYPHVGATRAGDLPAGWRHVRHRVRLPDTCYATAGAAVLGFDLHRAAGIGIRADADRAAPGVCVVSRLGVGPLRMSAPCAVVWAVDDDRRTGFGYGTLPGHPARGEEAFVVSRDDAGRVWFEVVAFSRPASPLMRAAGPVGRAFQRAYAWWLGRTLRRLCRRA encoded by the coding sequence GTGCCGGAGCTGACCTACCCGCACGTCGGCGCCACCCGTGCCGGCGACCTGCCCGCCGGGTGGCGGCACGTGCGACACCGCGTCCGCCTGCCCGACACCTGCTATGCCACGGCCGGCGCGGCGGTGCTCGGATTCGACCTGCACCGGGCGGCGGGCATCGGGATCCGGGCCGACGCCGACCGGGCCGCCCCCGGCGTGTGCGTGGTGTCCCGCCTCGGCGTCGGGCCGCTGCGCATGTCCGCGCCGTGCGCGGTGGTCTGGGCCGTCGACGACGACCGGCGGACCGGCTTCGGGTACGGCACCCTGCCCGGGCATCCCGCCCGCGGCGAGGAGGCGTTCGTGGTGAGCCGGGACGACGCCGGCCGGGTCTGGTTCGAGGTGGTGGCGTTCAGCCGCCCCGCCAGCCCGCTGATGCGGGCCGCCGGCCCCGTCGGGCGGGCCTTCCAACGGGCGTACGCCTGGTGGCTCGGCCGCACGCTGCGTCGCCTGTGCCGGCGGGCCTGA
- a CDS encoding DUF305 domain-containing protein: MEPGLSDGCGRVSRTRPGRAPRTRSAPHRDPARRRDRWWLPTLVAVLLSAGCVTSAPPADPASAPPPSAGAPSASTPSGLDLLYLSMTLAHVEQTLEIVALVRGRVADPQLRTLVAAVEVTEADERDTVRGWLREAGRDGRDDHDHSGHVTAADDLARLRTAADGEVDAVLAGVLSEHQRAAADLARAHLTAGSDPRVLDLAGRIERSRTAQVAMLAGLPSPEP, from the coding sequence GTGGAGCCGGGTCTGAGCGACGGGTGCGGCCGGGTCAGCCGGACTCGGCCCGGCCGCGCACCCCGTACCCGCAGCGCACCGCACCGCGACCCGGCGCGGCGGCGGGACCGCTGGTGGCTGCCGACCCTGGTGGCCGTCCTGCTGTCCGCCGGCTGCGTGACGTCCGCGCCACCGGCGGATCCGGCGTCCGCGCCGCCGCCGTCGGCCGGCGCCCCGTCCGCGTCGACTCCGAGCGGACTCGACCTGCTGTACCTGTCGATGACGCTCGCCCACGTCGAGCAGACGCTGGAGATCGTCGCGCTCGTCCGGGGCCGGGTCGCCGACCCGCAGCTGCGCACCCTGGTCGCCGCCGTCGAGGTGACCGAGGCCGACGAGCGCGACACCGTGCGGGGCTGGCTGCGCGAGGCCGGGCGGGACGGCCGTGACGACCACGACCACAGCGGGCACGTCACCGCGGCCGACGACCTGGCCCGGCTGCGTACTGCCGCCGACGGCGAGGTCGACGCCGTGCTGGCCGGCGTCCTCTCCGAGCATCAGCGTGCCGCCGCCGACCTGGCCCGGGCGCACCTGACGGCCGGCTCCGACCCCCGGGTGCTCGACCTGGCCGGGCGGATCGAGCGGTCCCGTACCGCCCAGGTCGCCATGTTGGCGGGACTGCCGTCGCCCGAGCCGTGA
- a CDS encoding lytic polysaccharide monooxygenase, whose amino-acid sequence MRRRITLPLLATGAVVSSLAVAAPAQAHGYVSSPPSRQALCAQGRVPDCGQIRYEPQSVEGPKGLRSCHAGIAHFAVLNDDSRGWPATSVGTSVTFTWVNTARHSTANWEYFVGGTRVAVFDGGGRQPGATVSHTVNLGGYPGRQKVLAVWNISDTANAFYSCVDLQVGGGGGGPTPSPSPTPPPTSPPPPTPTPTATNPPAPGGTWTAGRAYAVGDQVTYGGSAYRCRQAHTALAGWEPPTTPALWSRV is encoded by the coding sequence ATGCGTCGAAGAATCACCCTCCCACTCCTGGCGACCGGTGCCGTCGTCTCCTCCCTCGCCGTGGCCGCGCCGGCCCAGGCCCACGGCTACGTCTCGTCACCGCCCAGCCGACAGGCACTCTGCGCGCAGGGCCGGGTCCCCGACTGCGGCCAGATCCGCTACGAACCGCAGAGCGTCGAGGGACCGAAGGGCCTGCGCAGCTGCCACGCCGGCATCGCCCACTTCGCCGTCCTCAACGACGACAGCCGTGGCTGGCCCGCCACCTCCGTCGGCACCTCGGTCACCTTCACCTGGGTGAACACCGCCCGGCACTCCACGGCCAACTGGGAGTACTTCGTGGGCGGCACCCGGGTGGCCGTGTTCGACGGCGGCGGACGCCAGCCCGGCGCCACCGTCTCGCACACCGTCAACCTGGGCGGCTACCCCGGTCGGCAGAAGGTCCTCGCCGTGTGGAACATCTCCGACACCGCCAACGCGTTCTACTCCTGCGTCGACCTCCAGGTCGGTGGTGGTGGGGGCGGCCCCACGCCGAGCCCGAGCCCGACTCCGCCACCGACCTCCCCGCCCCCGCCCACGCCCACGCCCACCGCCACCAACCCGCCCGCGCCGGGCGGCACCTGGACGGCGGGCCGGGCGTACGCCGTCGGCGACCAGGTCACCTACGGCGGATCCGCCTACCGTTGCCGGCAGGCGCACACCGCTCTCGCCGGCTGGGAACCGCCGACCACCCCCGCCCTGTGGAGCCGGGTCTGA
- a CDS encoding Prokaryotic metallothionein: MATCEVCGNDYWMAFEVRTVSGDVHTFDCFECAVHKLAPICEHCQIRIVGHGVEVSGRFFCCAHCARAEEGEQGAQIRDAVGSRPA; this comes from the coding sequence GTGGCAACCTGCGAGGTCTGCGGAAACGACTACTGGATGGCGTTCGAGGTGCGCACGGTCAGCGGCGACGTGCACACCTTCGACTGCTTCGAGTGCGCGGTACACAAGCTGGCACCGATCTGCGAACACTGCCAGATCAGGATCGTCGGGCACGGGGTCGAGGTTTCCGGCCGCTTCTTCTGCTGCGCACACTGCGCCCGTGCCGAGGAGGGCGAGCAGGGCGCGCAGATCCGCGACGCCGTCGGCTCCCGCCCGGCCTGA
- a CDS encoding alpha/beta hydrolase: MTRTADRFSRFRLTLAGLVAGALVAAGCTLPAFAPRTDAESEAAAVGTSPTWRACPEVPEQLVGRGAPGMRYECARIQVPRDWGDGGGASASPGAGETFEIALLRARSTKQRDRIGSLVVNPGGPGASGVDTAVYLSFGPSFGGLPDSITERFDIVGFDPRGVDRSSPVECISDADLDASFGYDPDPASQQAFDGYVALTQRIGAGCGDRYGDQLVLYSTEQAARDMDAVRNAVGDEKLTYLGYSYGTLLGATYAQLYPQRVRALVLDGAVDPRQGLIAGSESQAKGFERAFANFTRWCAANAGRCPIAPDARAAVTSAIDKARVSPVRAADGREATAGWVFYAVISSLYTESGWQELARAIDRLADGDPDEVFRLADAYADRDSDGHYSNLFDANLAVNCADEEERPSRERIRELQSQWRQKYPLFGPALAVGMLSCTEWPGGRDPYPTGRAEGAPPILVVGTTGDPATPYEQTPALADMLGVGRVLTWEGEGHTAYPQTRCITEAVDAYLIELTVPREGLRCPAR; the protein is encoded by the coding sequence GTGACCCGTACCGCCGACCGGTTCAGCCGGTTCCGCCTCACCCTCGCCGGCCTGGTCGCCGGTGCGCTGGTCGCCGCCGGCTGCACGCTGCCGGCGTTCGCGCCGCGCACCGACGCCGAGAGCGAGGCCGCCGCGGTGGGCACGTCGCCGACCTGGCGGGCCTGCCCGGAGGTCCCCGAGCAGCTGGTCGGGCGAGGCGCACCGGGCATGCGCTACGAGTGTGCGCGGATCCAGGTCCCCCGCGACTGGGGTGACGGCGGCGGCGCGTCGGCCAGCCCCGGCGCCGGGGAGACCTTCGAGATCGCGTTGCTGCGGGCCCGCTCCACCAAGCAGCGCGACCGGATCGGCTCCCTGGTGGTCAACCCGGGCGGGCCGGGCGCCTCGGGGGTGGACACGGCCGTCTACCTGTCGTTCGGGCCGTCGTTCGGCGGGCTGCCCGACTCGATCACCGAACGCTTCGACATCGTCGGCTTCGACCCACGCGGAGTGGACCGGTCCAGCCCCGTGGAGTGCATCTCCGACGCCGACCTGGACGCCAGCTTCGGCTACGACCCCGATCCGGCCAGCCAGCAGGCGTTCGACGGTTACGTCGCACTCACCCAGCGGATCGGGGCGGGGTGCGGGGACAGGTACGGCGACCAGCTCGTGCTCTACAGCACCGAGCAGGCCGCCCGGGACATGGACGCCGTCCGCAACGCCGTCGGCGACGAGAAGCTGACCTACCTCGGCTACTCGTACGGCACGCTGCTCGGCGCCACGTACGCCCAGCTCTACCCGCAGCGGGTGCGGGCGCTGGTGCTCGACGGCGCGGTGGACCCCCGCCAGGGGCTGATCGCCGGCTCGGAGAGCCAGGCGAAGGGCTTCGAGCGGGCGTTCGCCAACTTCACCCGGTGGTGCGCCGCCAACGCGGGGCGCTGCCCGATCGCGCCCGACGCGCGGGCGGCGGTGACGTCGGCCATCGACAAGGCCCGGGTCTCCCCCGTACGGGCGGCGGACGGCCGGGAGGCCACCGCGGGTTGGGTCTTCTACGCGGTGATCTCGTCGCTCTACACCGAGTCGGGTTGGCAGGAGCTGGCGCGGGCGATCGACCGCCTGGCCGACGGCGACCCCGACGAGGTGTTCCGCCTCGCCGACGCGTACGCCGACCGGGACTCCGACGGCCACTACAGCAACCTGTTCGACGCCAACCTCGCGGTGAACTGCGCCGACGAGGAGGAGCGGCCGAGCCGGGAACGCATCCGCGAACTCCAGTCGCAGTGGCGGCAGAAGTACCCGCTGTTCGGCCCGGCGCTGGCGGTGGGCATGCTGTCGTGCACGGAGTGGCCGGGCGGGCGGGACCCCTACCCGACGGGCCGGGCCGAGGGTGCCCCGCCGATCCTGGTGGTGGGCACGACGGGCGACCCGGCGACGCCGTACGAGCAGACCCCCGCGCTGGCCGACATGCTCGGCGTGGGTCGGGTGCTCACCTGGGAGGGTGAGGGGCACACGGCGTACCCGCAGACGCGGTGCATCACCGAGGCCGTCGACGCCTACCTGATCGAGTTGACCGTTCCCCGGGAGGGGCTGCGCTGCCCGGCCCGTTGA
- a CDS encoding isoamylase early set domain-containing protein: MIKRNRLFGTQTRVTFCLPRDAPPGPVSVVGSFNGWEPGRHELVPRRDGTRTVTVRLGPGEHRFRYLAAGGLWLDDESADRVDDQGSLLVL; this comes from the coding sequence ATGATCAAGCGCAACCGGCTCTTCGGCACGCAGACCCGGGTCACCTTCTGCCTGCCCCGGGACGCCCCGCCCGGCCCGGTCAGTGTGGTCGGGTCGTTCAACGGCTGGGAGCCGGGTCGGCACGAACTGGTGCCCCGCCGGGACGGCACCCGGACGGTGACGGTCCGGCTCGGGCCGGGGGAGCACCGCTTCCGCTACCTGGCCGCGGGCGGCCTCTGGCTGGACGACGAGTCGGCCGACCGCGTCGACGACCAGGGCAGCCTGCTGGTGCTGTGA
- a CDS encoding DNA-3-methyladenine glycosylase family protein, translating into MTGSEPTARRVLRPPPGYRLAESVRPLTFSPYDPCARIVGGTFWWAARTPTGPGTLGLRPAAGELHAEGYGPGGDWLVHRADAVAGLRDDLTGFAALAAAHPVVARLAARHAGLRMPATGLVFPRVLRAVLEQKVTGKEAYRGYAATVRHFAEPAPGPMQPLLLPPEPAAIAATPYWVFHPFGVEQRRAETLRRAAALAQRWERCADSAEATRRLTAVPGIGPWTAAEVVRVAYGDADAVSVGDYHVPNTVAWALAGEPRGDDARMLALLEPFRGHRGRVCRLLEAAGVQAPKFGPRAPIRSFARF; encoded by the coding sequence GTGACCGGCTCCGAACCCACCGCCCGCCGGGTGCTGCGCCCACCGCCCGGATACCGGCTGGCCGAGTCGGTCCGGCCGTTGACCTTCAGCCCGTACGACCCCTGCGCGCGGATCGTCGGGGGCACCTTCTGGTGGGCCGCCCGCACCCCGACCGGGCCGGGCACGCTGGGGCTGCGCCCGGCGGCGGGCGAGCTGCACGCCGAGGGGTACGGACCGGGCGGCGACTGGCTGGTGCACCGGGCCGACGCGGTGGCCGGGCTGCGCGACGACCTGACGGGGTTCGCCGCCCTGGCCGCGGCCCATCCGGTGGTGGCCCGGCTGGCCGCCCGGCACGCGGGGCTGCGGATGCCCGCCACCGGGCTGGTGTTCCCCCGGGTGTTGCGGGCGGTCCTGGAGCAGAAGGTGACCGGCAAGGAGGCGTACCGGGGGTACGCGGCCACGGTTCGCCACTTCGCGGAACCCGCGCCGGGACCGATGCAGCCGCTGCTGCTGCCGCCCGAACCGGCGGCGATCGCCGCGACGCCCTACTGGGTCTTCCACCCGTTCGGAGTGGAGCAGCGCCGCGCCGAGACGCTGCGTCGGGCCGCCGCCCTGGCGCAGCGGTGGGAACGCTGCGCGGACTCGGCCGAGGCCACCCGCCGGTTGACCGCCGTCCCCGGGATCGGGCCGTGGACGGCCGCCGAGGTGGTGCGGGTCGCGTACGGGGACGCCGACGCGGTCAGTGTCGGCGACTACCACGTGCCGAACACGGTCGCCTGGGCCCTCGCCGGCGAGCCGCGCGGTGACGACGCCCGGATGTTGGCGCTGCTGGAGCCGTTCCGGGGGCACCGGGGCCGGGTCTGCCGGCTGCTGGAGGCGGCGGGCGTCCAGGCCCCCAAGTTCGGGCCCCGCGCCCCGATCCGCTCCTTCGCCCGGTTCTGA
- a CDS encoding ATP-dependent DNA ligase: MELPITSPVEPMLAKSVSKIPTAAGMTYEPKWDGFRCVVLRDGDSVELASRGGKMMTRYFPEVVEQARRQLPERCAVDGELIVIRRDGPSAQPRLDFELLAQRIHPAASRVKLLAETTPADFVAFDLLALGDEALLDLPYPQRRARLEQALAGVRPPVHVTQVTTDVDTAHRWFDVFEGAGLDGLIAKPADLPYEPGRRLMFKVKHTRTADVVVAGFRWHKSGPVVGSLLLGLYDDEGILHHVGVSASFTMARRAELLEELAPYREVGDDHPWAHGDHERGQRIPGGVSRWTGGKNLEWEPVRPELVVEVAYDAMEGDRFRHTARFARWRPDRDPRSCRYDQLDRPVRFDVDQVLRGDPAVPVGASRDPA, encoded by the coding sequence GTGGAGCTGCCGATCACTTCGCCCGTCGAACCGATGCTGGCCAAGAGCGTGTCGAAGATCCCCACCGCGGCCGGCATGACCTACGAGCCGAAGTGGGACGGTTTCCGCTGCGTCGTGCTGCGCGACGGCGACTCCGTCGAGCTGGCCAGCCGGGGCGGCAAGATGATGACGCGCTACTTCCCCGAGGTGGTGGAGCAGGCCCGTCGACAGCTGCCGGAACGCTGCGCCGTCGACGGTGAGCTGATCGTCATCCGGCGCGACGGCCCGAGCGCCCAGCCTCGGCTCGACTTCGAGCTGCTGGCCCAACGCATCCACCCGGCCGCGTCCCGGGTGAAGCTGCTGGCCGAGACCACCCCGGCCGACTTCGTCGCGTTCGACCTGCTCGCCCTGGGCGACGAGGCGCTGCTCGACCTGCCCTACCCGCAGCGCCGGGCCCGGCTGGAGCAGGCTCTGGCCGGGGTGCGCCCGCCGGTGCACGTCACCCAGGTCACCACCGACGTCGACACGGCCCACCGCTGGTTCGACGTGTTCGAGGGCGCCGGGCTCGACGGCCTGATCGCCAAGCCCGCCGACCTGCCGTACGAGCCGGGCAGGCGGCTCATGTTCAAGGTCAAGCACACCCGTACCGCCGACGTGGTGGTGGCCGGCTTCCGCTGGCACAAGTCCGGTCCGGTGGTGGGTTCGCTGCTGCTCGGCCTCTACGACGACGAGGGGATCCTGCACCACGTCGGCGTGAGCGCCTCGTTCACCATGGCCCGCCGCGCCGAGCTGCTGGAGGAGCTGGCTCCCTACCGGGAGGTGGGCGACGACCACCCGTGGGCGCACGGCGACCACGAACGCGGGCAGCGCATCCCGGGCGGGGTGAGCCGGTGGACGGGCGGCAAGAACCTGGAGTGGGAGCCGGTGCGACCCGAGCTGGTCGTCGAGGTGGCCTACGACGCGATGGAGGGCGACCGGTTCCGACACACGGCCCGCTTCGCGCGCTGGCGCCCCGACCGCGACCCCCGCTCGTGCCGCTACGACCAGCTCGACCGTCCGGTCCGGTTCGACGTGGACCAGGTCCTGCGGGGCGATCCGGCGGTGCCCGTGGGGGCCTCGCGCGACCCCGCGTAG